In the genome of Equus asinus isolate D_3611 breed Donkey chromosome 9, EquAss-T2T_v2, whole genome shotgun sequence, one region contains:
- the SHROOM1 gene encoding protein Shroom1, translating to MEALGPGGDRASPASSTRSLDLRRLSARADSAYSSFSAASGGPEPHTPSPGTDLPYLDWDYVRVVWGGPAPPPPSAGPRTSSQSRPAAAARSGPRPPEVQETPGPLSRQATPLLYALAAEAEAAARAAEPPSPPASRAAYRQRLQGAQRRVLRETSFQRKELRMSLPARLRPAAPARPPAAHLRSASLSHPAKEVEPAPSAAPAPGTAGRGRLANQQRTWCFSEPGKLDRVGRGGGLAGECSGETCSSSGLSRPEPQVLQCQALAEFEGHQINWLPETQPRGIEDPEPPSLKLGNASRPASLSRSTSGEALAPRGGPGEVMPIVQAVPQGAETPRPLFQTKLSRFLTQKEAAVVCPAEGPQSCPADCEQRLPETCLVSTRLPSLPDDDVFLEEAPLVRMRSPTDSHAPAGLPTSVHASDQQYGAGLGKRADQATIPREHPLHECPEAAGADDCWQGVNGSADVSRPTCCCHPGTANGDIPTFDPTGPLTTDPSAAAESDSLKPLPVDALGPPGKDTPGPLDHNALAWGTGQPGSRPTWPSPRLEELVQELARLDPSLSDTLTSYPSPEPPVGLLDGLIPLAEVWAAMRPAFGEAGKDTAGTSEPGSCLFSSTQLLPTSQEETKPESLTTHPVPDQPCGHGLPEPNNSIQAKKVELADLLQKMLRDLQAEQEQLQRAAQAWVRRGAALEAAVGQACAPRDLERFSRFMADLERVLGLLLLLGSRLTRVRRALARVGADSDPEEQASLLQRLGLLQRQQEDAKELKEHVARRERALREVLVQALPAEELRAYCSLLAGKAAVLAQQRSLDERVRLLQDQLDAIRSDLGHHPPPPKPACPAGTRPPNKPPFPPPLI from the exons ATGgaggccctggggcctgggggcgACCGCGCCTCCCCGGCCTCGTCCACTCGCAGCCTGGACCTGCGGCGGCTGTCCGCGCGCGCCGACTCGGCCTACAGCTCTTTCTCCGCGGCCTCGGGCGGTCCGGAGCCACACACGCCGTCGCCTGGGACTGACCTTCCCTACCTAGACTGGGACTACGTGCGCGTGGTGTGGGGCGGCCCTGCCCCCCCGCCGCCCTCAGCCGGCCCTCGCACGTCCTCGCAGTCCCGGCCTGCGGCCGCCGCACGGAGTGGGCCGCGTCCTCCGGAGGTCCAGGAGACCCCAGGGCCGCTCAGCCGGCAGGCCACCCCGCTGCTGTACGCGCTGGCGGCCGAGGCGGAGGCCGCGGCCCGAGCCGCCGAGCCGCCCAGCCCACCGGCCTCGCGGGCCGCCTACCGCCAGCGGCTGCAGGGCGCGCAGCGGCGAGTGCTTCGGGAGACGTCCTTTCAGCGCAAGGAGCTCCGCATGAGCCTGCCCGCCCGCCTGCGCCCCGCGGcccccgcgcggccccccgcggCGCACCTGCGCTCCGCCTCGCTCAGCCACCCGGCCAAGGAAGTGGAGCCGGCGCCCTCCGCAGCTCCCGCGCCAGGAACCGCCGGTCGGGGGCGCCTCGCCAACCAGCAGCGGACGTGGTGCTTCTCCGAGCCAGGGAAGCTGGATCGCGTGGGTCGGGGCGGTGGGTTGGCTGGGGAATGCTCCGGCGAGACCTGCTCCAGCTCTGGGCTCTCCAGGCCTGAGCCCCAGGTATTGCAGTGTCAGGCCCTGGCAGAGTTCGAAGGTCACCAGATCAACTGGCTGCCTGAGACCCAGCCCAGAGGCATAGAGGACCCAGAACCCCCGTCCCTGAAGTTGGGCAATGCCTCCAGGCCTGCCAGTCTGAGTCGGAGCACTTCAGGTGAAGCCTTGGCTCCCCGAGGAGGTCCAGGAGAGGTCATGCCCATTGTCCAG GCAGTTCCCCAAGGAGCAGAAACCCCCAGACCATTGTTTCAGACCAAACTTTCCAG GTTCCTGACTCAGAAAGAAGCTGCAGTGGTGTGTCCTGCAGAGGGCCCCCAGAGCTGTCCCGCTGACTGTGAGCAGAGGCTCCCAGAGACCTGCCTGGTATCCACCCGGCTCCCATCCCTGCCTGATGATGACGTTTTCCTGGAAGAAGCCCCGTTGGTCAGAATGAGATCACCTACAGACTCTCATGCCCCTGCAGGGCTCCCAACCAG TGTCCATGCCTCTGACCAGCAGTATGGAGCTGGCTTGGGCAAAAGGGCTGACCAGGCTACAATTCCCCGAGAGCACCCCCTCCATGAGTGCCCAGAGGCTGCAGGGGCAGATGACTGCTGGCAGGGGGTAAACGGTTCTGCGGATGTCTCCAGGCCCACATGCTGTTGCCACCCTGGGACTGCAAATGGTGACATCCCAACCTTTGACCCCACTGGACCGCTGACCACTGACCCCTCTGCAGCTGCAGAGAGTGACTCCCTCAAACCTCTCCCAGTTGATGCCCTGGGACCTCCAGGCAAGGATACCCCTGGGCCTCTAGACCACAATGCCCTGGCTTGGGGTACTGGCCAGCCTGGTTCCAGGCCAACATGGCCCAGTCCACGCCTTGAGGAGCTGGTTCAGGAGCTGGCGAGACTGGATCCCTCTCTGAGTGACACTCTCACCTCCTATCCCAGCCCAGAGCCACCCGTGGGCCTGCTGGATGGGCTGATTCCTTTAGCCGAGGTCTGGGCTGCAATGAGGCCAGCCTTTGGGGAGGCTGGAAAGGATACTGCTGGTACTTCTGAGCCAGG GTCTTGTCTATTTAGCTCCACCCAGCTCCTGCCAACTTCTCAGGAGGAGACAAAACCTGAAAGCCTTACCACTCACCCTGTGCCTGACCAGCCATGTGGCCATGGTCTCCCTGAGCCAAATAACAGCATCCAAGCCAAGAAA GTGGAGCTGGCCGACCTCCTCCAAAAGATGCTGCGGGACCTGCAGGCTGAGCAGGAGCAGCTGCAGAGGGCCGCCCAGGCTTGGGTCAGGCGCGGGGCTGCCCTGGAGGCCGCGGTAGGCCAGGCCTGTGCACCCCGCGATCTAGAGCGGTTCAGCCGGTTCATGGCCGATCTGGAGCGCGTGCTtggcctcctgctgctgctgggcaGTCGCCTGACCCGTGTGCGCCGCGCGCTGGCCCGGGTGGGTGCAGACAGCGACCCTGAGGAGCAG GCCTCTCTGCTGCAGCGACTCGGGCTCCTGCAGCGACAGCAGGAGGATGCCAAGGAGCTGAAGGAGCACGTGGCGCGGCGCGAGCGGGCCCTGCGCGAGGTGCTGGTGCAGGCGCTGCCTGCCGAGGAGCTGCGCGCCTACTGCTCCCTGCTGGCCGGGAAGGCCGCCGTCCTGGCGCAGCAGCGCAGCCTGGATGAGCGTGTCCGGCTCCTTCAGGACCAACTGGACGCCATCAGGAGCGACCTTGGCCATCATCCCCCACCTCCCAAGCCGGCCTGTCCCGCAGGGACCCGTCCTCCCAATAAACcgcccttcccccctcccctcatCTAG
- the SOWAHA gene encoding ankyrin repeat domain-containing protein SOWAHA, which translates to MALAAAAAAAAAGVSQAAVLGFLQEQGGKVRNSELVSRFKPLLDAGDPRGRAARRDRFKQFVNDVAVVKEFDGVKFVVLRKKPRAREGAEPLPPCVPPSTPGAPAPPSKITCVSEGETAASGAPSLASAHQSVEPPEDPAPPSEPQDTPGPPASEPTQPTGELLLGLVQQSGGPSDREIPAFELTQPSDGVSADVAPPSRAPSEEALPHAEPPDPEPEPGATKEPPPPPPRAAPPPKPCMLPVRCVPGPAALRIRAEEQGLRRQLSEEPSPRSSPLLLRRLSVEESGLGLSLGPGRSPHLRRLSRAGPRLLSPDTEEVPAAPPPSAVPLEPAEHEWLVRAAGGRWTPQLHGLLLRDSGLAAKRDFMSGFTALHWAAKSGDREMALQLVEVARRGGAPVDVNARSHGGYTPLHLAALHGHEDAAVLLVVRLGAQVHVRDHSGRRAYQYLRPGASYALRRLLGDPGLRGSTDPDGTGGGSLAARRPVQVAATILSSTTSAFLGVLADDLMLQDLARGLRKSSSVSKFLGASPLAPRKKTKTRGGLPAFSEISRRPTPGPFAGLAPSLPPTT; encoded by the coding sequence ATGGCGCTGGCCGCGGCCGCTGCCGCTGCGGCCGCCGGGGTGAGCCAGGCGGCGGTGCTGGGCTTTCTGCAGGAGCAGGGCGGGAAGGTGCGCAACTCGGAGCTGGTGAGCCGCTTCAAGCCGCTGCTGGATGCGGGCGACCCGCGCGGCCGCGCTGCCCGCAGGGACCGCTTCAAGCAGTTCGTGAACGACGTGGCCGTGGTGAAGGAGTTCGACGGCGTCAAGTTCGTGGTGCTGAGGAAGAAGCCGCGGGCCCGGGAGGGAGCAGAGCCCCTGCCGCCCTGCGTGCCGCCCAGCACCCCCGGGGCACCAGCCCCTCCGTCGAAGATCACTTGCGTCTCAGAGGGCGAAACCGCTGCCTCTGGGGCTCCATCCTTGGCCTCGGCGCATCAGTCGGTGGAACCACCTGAGGACCCGGCCCCGCCATCAGAGCCCCAGGACACCCCCGGGCCTCCGGCCTCTGAGCCCACTCAGCCAACCGGGGAGCTGCTGTTAGGCTTGGTCCAGCAGTCAGGGGGGCCCTCCGACCGCGAGATTCCAGCCTTTGAGCTAACCCAGCCCTCCGATGGAGTCTCTGCAGACGTGGCCCCACCGTCTAGGGCACCATCGGAGGAGGCCTTACCCCACGCCGAGCCGCCAGATCCGGAACCTGAGCCTGGGGCGACGAAAGAGCCGCCGCCACCCCCTCCgcgcgccgcgccgccgccgaAGCCCTGCATGCTGCCGGTGCGCTGCGTCCCGGGCCCCGCCGCGCTCCGGATCCGGGCGGAGGAGCAGGGCCTGCGCAGGCAGTTGTCGGAGGAGCCGAGCCCGCGAAGCTCCCCGCTGCTGCTACGGCGGCTCTCCGTAGAGGAGTCCGGCCTGGGCCTCAGCCTGGGCCCTGGCCGCTCCCCGCACCTGAGGCGCCTGTCGCGCGCCGGCCCGCGCCTGCTGAGCCCCGACACCGAGGAGGtgcccgccgcgccgccgccgtcCGCCGTGCCCCTGGAGCCCGCCGAGCACGAGTGGCTAGTGCGGGCGGCAGGTGGCCGCTGGACCCCTCAGCTGCACGGGCTGCTGCTGCGGGACAGCGGCCTGGCGGCCAAACGGGACTTCATGTCTGGCTTCACGGCCCTGCATTGGGCCGCCAAGAGCGGCGACCGCGAGATGGCGCTGCAGCTGGTGGAGGTCGCGCGGCGTGGGGGCGCGCCAGTCGACGTGAACGCGCGCTCGCATGGCGGCTACACGCCCCTGCACCTGGCGGCGCTGCACGGCCACGAGGATGCCGCCGTGCTGCTGGTGGTGCGCCTCGGGGCGCAGGTGCACGTGCGTGACCACAGCGGGCGGCGCGCCTACCAGTACCTGCGGCCCGGCGCCTCGTATGCGCTGCGCCGGCTACTCGGCGACCCCGGCCTGCGAGGCTCTACCGACCCTGATGGCACTGGCGGTGGCAGTCTTGCGGCCCGACGCCCGGTGCAGGTGGCCGCCACCATCCTGAGTTCCACCACCAGCGCGTTTCTGGGCGTCCTGGCCGACGACCTGATGCTCCAGGACCTGGCTCGCGGCTTGAGGAAGTCGAGCTCTGTCAGCAAGTTCTTGGGTGCCTCGCCCTTGGCTCCTCGTAAAAAGACAAAGACCCGTGGTGGCCTGCCGGCCTTTTCGGAAATCTCTCGTCGACCCACTCCGGGGCCCTTCGCTGGTCTGGCGCCCAGCCTGCCCCCAACAACCTGA